In one Mucilaginibacter ginsenosidivorax genomic region, the following are encoded:
- a CDS encoding plasmid transfer protein, giving the protein MKKKLLYLCLLFLLWGTAGFTQTATVDTMISRKSLQYLQGDAVYESGVMVFLKGLKNSIWTHFDLFISDAQALAAIFMIIFFAIKSYEMMVGDKRMEIMPLLRPFGLAMIIIWWGGFVKMVAFPTDLVAQQTEQMFDSVQSDVDGLRFTRANLMLQVANSLYTFQAQADVAEKESDTWYGQAWNTVTSTVKQGIADVVSPLLELKNRLTVGMQLLFTQLLELLGIWILRIAVYIIFMIQIIYSSILIILGPFSVTVSILPAFRDSFSTWVARFVSVNLYSGIAYLIMYLCGLMQQYALTSEISKYQELVGKTGAPADMAKLAVFAGNGILSFGTVIIVFVIGAICMFTVPSISTWIISTSGISSAASNFGRGASTMAGATRIVGSFI; this is encoded by the coding sequence ATGAAGAAGAAATTATTGTATTTATGCCTGCTGTTCCTTTTATGGGGAACGGCAGGCTTTACCCAGACAGCGACTGTCGATACGATGATCAGCCGCAAGTCGCTGCAATATTTGCAGGGCGATGCCGTCTATGAAAGCGGTGTTATGGTATTTTTAAAGGGCCTCAAAAATTCGATCTGGACACATTTCGATTTGTTTATATCGGATGCGCAGGCACTGGCCGCGATTTTTATGATCATCTTCTTTGCCATTAAGAGTTATGAAATGATGGTGGGCGATAAGCGTATGGAGATCATGCCGCTGTTACGGCCTTTTGGTTTAGCGATGATCATTATCTGGTGGGGCGGGTTCGTGAAAATGGTTGCTTTCCCCACGGATTTAGTTGCTCAGCAAACCGAGCAAATGTTTGACAGCGTGCAGAGCGATGTAGACGGTTTGCGCTTTACGCGCGCTAACCTGATGCTGCAGGTCGCAAATTCACTCTATACCTTCCAGGCGCAGGCCGATGTTGCCGAAAAGGAAAGCGATACCTGGTACGGGCAGGCCTGGAACACCGTGACCAGTACGGTCAAACAGGGCATTGCCGATGTAGTGTCACCGTTATTGGAATTGAAGAACCGGCTTACTGTCGGGATGCAATTGCTTTTTACGCAGCTGTTGGAATTGCTCGGCATCTGGATTCTTAGGATAGCTGTGTACATAATTTTTATGATTCAAATTATCTATTCCTCGATCCTTATTATCCTCGGCCCGTTTTCGGTGACGGTCAGTATTTTACCTGCTTTCCGCGATAGTTTCAGCACCTGGGTCGCCCGGTTTGTTTCGGTCAATTTGTATTCCGGGATCGCCTACCTCATCATGTATTTATGCGGGCTGATGCAGCAATATGCGCTCACTTCGGAGATCAGCAAGTACCAGGAACTGGTGGGTAAAACCGGAGCGCCTGCGGATATGGCGAAACTGGCGGTTTTTGCCGGTAACGGTATTTTATCCTTTGGCACCGTGATTATTGTTTTTGTGATTGGCGCGATCTGTATGTTCACCGTGCCAAGCATTTCTACGTGGATCATTTCTACATCCGGTATCAGCTCTGCTGCTTCCAACTTTGGCCGTGGTGCCAGTACAATGGCGGGTGCCACCCGCATCGTCGGCAGTTTCATTTAA
- the traK gene encoding conjugative transposon protein TraK, which yields MIVKNIEAKIRLATWVAVGSFLTSIVLSAICCSYAYRQVSDARKSIYILSNGIPLQAGQTDMQVNRPAEYRADIDLFHALFFSLTPDDKYIEYQLKKAMYLVDESGVDQYNNLKENGFFNSILSSSSVITLQTDSISLDMTRRYFRYFGKLKIDRRSSTVIRSLITEGYLKDIPRSDNNPHGVLIVNWKTLENKDLENVQKNTF from the coding sequence ATGATCGTTAAAAATATCGAAGCCAAAATAAGGCTGGCGACCTGGGTAGCTGTGGGCAGTTTTTTGACCTCCATCGTTTTGTCGGCTATTTGCTGCTCATATGCTTACCGCCAGGTCAGCGATGCCCGCAAAAGCATTTACATCCTGAGTAATGGTATTCCATTACAGGCTGGTCAAACGGATATGCAGGTCAACCGACCTGCCGAGTACCGGGCCGACATCGACCTGTTTCATGCCCTGTTCTTTTCGCTGACGCCGGATGATAAGTATATCGAATACCAGCTAAAAAAAGCGATGTACCTCGTGGATGAATCGGGCGTTGACCAGTACAATAATTTGAAGGAGAATGGTTTTTTCAACTCCATTCTGTCCTCCAGTTCGGTCATTACGCTGCAAACGGATTCAATCTCATTGGATATGACCAGGCGATATTTCCGCTATTTCGGCAAGCTGAAGATCGACCGCCGCAGTTCGACGGTCATCCGTTCGCTGATTACCGAGGGATATTTGAAAGATATTCCCCGTAGCGATAATAACCCGCATGGGGTGCTCATTGTGAACTGGAAAACACTTGAAAACAAAGACCTCGAAAATGTTCAGAAGAATACGTTCTAA
- the traM gene encoding conjugative transposon protein TraM, whose product MQINLKQPKYILPLILLPFLCLFFFVYHSGFAAKKAEDKPVSGINTSVGQVSGDVQKKQLEDKLDAYRNTYKEGDGMTAVNPLPSEKTSNPAFQSSYSDKEKKMLDSINEAMKAKYAQSPAGASVHKQPVNNDQAMLAALNGLKNRRPAENRASNDQKVKDPMETFRQQMAYLDSMNKANDPAVKAERQLADARAKMAGQKAAEPKLAVKLADASPSEFNTVLPEKHPDFIKVVIDENLTGYAGSRIRLRLLDDIDAGNYRIPKGTYLYALITGFSGQRVELTVKSILYENKILPVKLQVYDLDGLSGLYVPESAFRDFTKDLGTNTVQGVTIDGGGTGSVASQFAMSTASKMFESTSSAIAGLIRKDKAKIKYNSYLYLIDNEALEKAQQHY is encoded by the coding sequence ATGCAAATCAATTTAAAACAACCCAAATACATCCTGCCGCTGATCTTGCTGCCTTTCTTGTGTTTGTTCTTCTTTGTTTACCATAGCGGTTTTGCCGCAAAAAAGGCCGAAGATAAGCCAGTGAGCGGGATTAACACCTCCGTAGGCCAGGTTTCCGGCGATGTACAAAAGAAACAGCTGGAAGATAAGCTGGATGCTTATCGAAATACCTATAAAGAAGGTGATGGCATGACCGCCGTTAACCCATTGCCCTCCGAGAAAACAAGCAATCCGGCCTTTCAAAGCAGCTATTCAGACAAGGAAAAGAAAATGCTGGATTCGATCAATGAGGCGATGAAAGCCAAGTACGCGCAAAGTCCGGCAGGCGCATCGGTGCACAAGCAGCCTGTTAATAATGACCAGGCCATGTTGGCAGCGCTGAACGGATTAAAAAACCGCCGTCCCGCTGAAAACAGGGCATCCAATGACCAAAAGGTCAAAGACCCGATGGAAACCTTTCGGCAGCAAATGGCTTACCTTGACAGTATGAACAAAGCCAATGATCCGGCGGTCAAAGCCGAACGGCAGTTAGCTGACGCACGGGCTAAAATGGCCGGGCAAAAAGCCGCCGAACCGAAATTAGCGGTGAAGCTGGCAGATGCCTCACCATCGGAATTTAATACCGTGCTGCCTGAAAAACATCCGGACTTTATTAAAGTTGTGATCGATGAGAACCTGACGGGTTATGCCGGTTCGCGTATCCGCCTGCGGCTTTTGGATGATATTGATGCCGGGAATTACCGCATCCCCAAAGGAACCTATTTATATGCGCTGATCACCGGATTTTCCGGGCAGCGGGTGGAACTGACGGTCAAATCCATTTTGTATGAAAATAAGATTTTGCCGGTGAAATTGCAGGTGTACGACCTCGACGGGCTTTCCGGGCTTTATGTGCCGGAATCGGCTTTCCGTGATTTTACCAAAGACCTCGGCACCAATACCGTGCAGGGCGTAACCATTGACGGCGGCGGCACCGGCTCGGTGGCCAGTCAGTTTGCGATGAGCACCGCCAGCAAAATGTTTGAATCCACTTCATCCGCCATTGCCGGGCTGATCCGCAAGGATAAGGCGAAAATCAAATACAATTCCTATCTCTATTTAATCGATAACGAAGCGCTGGAAAAAGCGCAGCAACACTACTAA
- a CDS encoding DUF4138 domain-containing protein, which yields MKRLHFFLAVFMASLHSYAQLTPFAEGVKKNTLPIVYLPENVSVQFVSPEPIQYVDISAKSVIGDLPLKNVLRIRLKDSVNSADAVITIAGEKFITQFHVIRADSITARDARTEIAIDPGNTHPLDISGIGLSQNQLKQMALNLFCKRPGRAIEKTKAFDLKAELYHIYTAGDYVFIDLGYRNKTNLAYNIEDFRFHIDDKKITKATNVQSVELKPEFILFTNPFFQKTYRNIIVLKKITFPGNKVLHIELSEKQISGRVITLNITYQDVLDADTIPI from the coding sequence ATGAAACGATTACACTTTTTTCTTGCCGTATTTATGGCAAGCCTGCACAGCTATGCCCAATTAACGCCATTCGCCGAGGGTGTTAAAAAGAACACTTTGCCCATTGTCTACCTGCCCGAAAATGTATCGGTGCAGTTCGTCTCACCGGAACCTATCCAGTACGTGGACATTTCGGCAAAATCGGTCATCGGCGACCTGCCGCTTAAAAATGTACTGCGCATCCGCTTAAAAGATTCGGTGAATTCGGCAGATGCGGTTATTACTATTGCGGGCGAAAAATTTATTACCCAATTTCATGTGATCAGGGCGGATTCGATCACGGCCAGGGATGCCCGAACGGAAATTGCGATTGACCCCGGCAACACTCATCCGCTGGATATTTCGGGTATCGGGCTTTCGCAAAACCAGTTAAAGCAAATGGCGCTCAACCTCTTTTGTAAACGGCCGGGGCGGGCTATTGAAAAAACGAAGGCATTCGATTTGAAAGCGGAACTATATCATATCTATACAGCCGGGGATTATGTATTTATCGACCTGGGTTACCGGAACAAAACGAACCTGGCCTACAATATTGAAGACTTCCGTTTTCACATCGATGATAAAAAGATCACCAAGGCCACCAATGTCCAGTCTGTGGAACTTAAGCCCGAATTCATCCTGTTTACCAACCCGTTTTTTCAAAAGACCTACCGCAACATCATTGTCCTGAAGAAAATCACCTTCCCCGGAAATAAAGTGCTGCATATCGAATTGAGCGAAAAGCAGATTTCCGGCCGGGTGATCACTTTGAATATCACTTACCAGGACGTGCTCGATGCGGATACAATCCCCATCTGA
- a CDS encoding DNA methylase, with the protein MAFNSSKKLAGNIAALSIALSGQESYNDKEIEVLKSYAGFGGLKAVLFGAGPVETWVEQNASANDLRLHPMMVELHGLLQEKLSPADYKAAVDAVKSSSDTAFYTPELLPAALYAAMKQQGIMPHRLYEPSSGAGIFITEALKAFPDLQEVNAVEKDILTGKVLMALALTLPVNNIVQVRGFEETAPDEKGKYDFITSNIPFGNFKVFDPAYQGSAVTNKIHDYFFAKGLDKLGDGGMLAFLVTDAFLNTASNTLGRKHVFTSADFISLSVLPDNLMKDTANTEAPSHLLLVQKNDNKEAFTPTELLLIDTVEQENSFGKFSVNAYIDRHPELRLADTIGEGKNQYGKPSQRIWQKGPLEEIRQPLMEQVAEGLAANFDLDRWKALQQRLADEQSKSKIESKTVPNARFFTFLDMPEVQASAISGQGQLGLFDAPTLNNDQAQGYLSDLDKAFVDPATGRQISTIRTTTRPDHDSIVLITAQAKQSGRYLYKLFSNVKELNFSNKWVGGNTLTYELKALSAKLKYFGHDFRYEGDRSLEPAFELLPDRPVPFTAIKPFYKRDTLVIHEGKAGLTGLIQNAQADFQPFDQQTDLPFFRQYIGLRDSYMELYAKEAETLQVQPHLRSILNRNYESFTGKYGDLNKGNNRNRILQDAALGFVVLSSLERRENEAWTKADIFFGPVFPQQENLHTDDPTEALARSLNDKGIVDLDYMSTMTGLDEFAIIRQLDGKILMNPINSTWETNDSYLSGNVVQKLALAERAAEAHPDDLQIARSLAAIRRVQPEKIPFELLDFNLGERWMPVSYYQQFASDLFGLDTHIEYFSSADAFKVSYKNGNAKTDEEFAIMPKSGIKMKGAALLEHALENTSPYFSYKVGSGDTAVRLPDNEAIQLGHQKIESIRSRFEEWLRELPGSEKNKIEALYNETFNCYVLREYNGSHLAFPGLDRKALGIEDLYSSQRNAAWRIIQNRGALIDHEVGLGKTLTMIVASQEMKRLGIVQKPMILALKANIGQITDTYRKAYPLAKILAPGENDFTPVKRQALFHQIKNNNWDCIILTHDQFGKIPQSPEVQQEILEAELDNIQADLDTLKSLGGEVSRSILKGLELRKKNLEAKLEGVLYTLENKKDSGINFLEMNIDHLFVDESHKFKNLTFTTRHNRVAGLGNQDGSQKALNMLFAVRTLQQKFDADLCVTFLSGTPISNSLTEMYLIFKYLRPNELERQSISNFDAWAAVFAKKTTDFEFSVTNQITAKERFRHFIKVPELALFYNEITDYKTAKHINLDKPELSETLVNIHATPDQQDFIKKLMKFAETGDATLLGRPRLTAEEDNARMLIATNYAKKMSADMRLIDPEYEDHPDNKVNVCARKVAEIYHESTPHKGTQLIFSDIGTPKPDEFNIYDALKTKLVNDFNIPAHEISFIHDWPDKKRPEMFRMMNNGEIRVQIGSTEKLGTGTNVQARVLAMHHFDTPWRPSDLEQRDGRGARQGNWLAKKFYDNKVLNFIYGVEQSLDAYKFNLLKNKQTFISQMKNCELNVRTLDEGALDEKSGMNFSEYIAILSGDTTLLEKAKVEKKVAQLEGWKSAHFREVARNRYSLEAAEKRLGEIKGTMDSLFQDEALYNSQLKHNKEGNKLNPIQLTDFPSADAEALGNKIIALYRGWQPGKGEPEEKQIGTLYGFNLYIRQQREGYEDQGLFKYRMQNHLFAEGPGGIKYQSNGGNPNIDNSKLAARYFLNAIDKVTGLREKYEKEQTELLTEVPTLTELSQKTFEKEQELVELRVELRRLEQEIAAKIRETQMKSVPEEEHAEELTEEQTQTDTLDHSENLQMIRRAHLLGVNYSTEDLTR; encoded by the coding sequence ATGGCTTTTAACAGTTCAAAAAAACTGGCCGGTAATATCGCGGCCCTGAGTATTGCCTTATCCGGACAGGAAAGCTACAACGATAAAGAAATTGAAGTGCTGAAAAGCTATGCGGGTTTCGGCGGTTTAAAAGCGGTCTTGTTTGGCGCGGGGCCGGTGGAAACCTGGGTGGAGCAGAACGCCTCTGCAAATGACCTGCGCCTGCACCCGATGATGGTGGAGCTGCACGGACTGTTGCAGGAAAAACTATCGCCTGCCGATTACAAGGCGGCCGTTGATGCAGTTAAAAGCAGCAGCGATACTGCATTTTACACACCGGAGTTGCTGCCTGCTGCTTTATATGCGGCCATGAAGCAACAGGGCATTATGCCTCATCGTTTGTATGAGCCGAGCAGCGGCGCGGGTATCTTCATCACCGAAGCGCTCAAAGCCTTCCCTGATTTGCAGGAGGTCAACGCGGTCGAAAAGGACATCCTGACCGGCAAGGTGCTGATGGCGCTCGCCTTAACTTTGCCGGTAAACAATATCGTTCAGGTTCGTGGTTTTGAGGAAACAGCCCCGGACGAAAAAGGCAAATATGATTTTATTACCAGCAATATTCCGTTTGGTAATTTCAAGGTATTCGATCCGGCCTACCAGGGCAGCGCGGTAACCAACAAGATCCATGATTATTTCTTTGCCAAAGGCCTGGATAAATTAGGAGACGGCGGAATGCTGGCATTTTTGGTGACAGATGCTTTCTTAAATACGGCCTCCAATACACTGGGGCGCAAGCATGTGTTTACTTCGGCAGATTTTATCAGCTTGTCGGTTTTGCCGGATAACCTGATGAAGGATACAGCCAACACGGAAGCGCCGAGTCATTTGCTGCTGGTTCAGAAGAACGACAACAAAGAAGCCTTTACCCCAACCGAATTACTACTGATCGATACCGTCGAGCAGGAAAATAGCTTTGGTAAATTTTCCGTCAATGCTTATATCGACCGGCACCCGGAACTGCGTTTGGCCGATACCATAGGGGAAGGCAAAAACCAGTACGGCAAGCCAAGCCAGCGGATTTGGCAGAAAGGCCCGCTGGAGGAAATCAGGCAGCCGCTCATGGAACAGGTAGCCGAAGGCTTAGCTGCAAACTTTGACTTGGACCGCTGGAAAGCCTTACAGCAGCGGTTGGCTGATGAGCAATCGAAAAGCAAAATTGAAAGTAAAACCGTGCCGAACGCACGGTTTTTTACTTTTCTGGATATGCCTGAAGTACAGGCCTCAGCAATTTCCGGTCAGGGACAATTGGGTCTGTTCGACGCCCCGACCCTGAATAACGACCAGGCGCAGGGTTATTTATCTGATCTGGATAAGGCCTTCGTAGATCCGGCAACCGGCAGGCAGATCAGCACTATCCGCACTACCACCAGGCCCGACCATGACAGTATTGTTTTGATTACCGCACAGGCGAAACAATCCGGCCGATACCTGTATAAGTTATTCAGCAATGTCAAGGAGCTGAATTTTTCCAATAAATGGGTCGGGGGCAATACGCTGACCTATGAACTCAAAGCTTTATCTGCAAAACTGAAATATTTCGGCCATGATTTCCGCTACGAAGGCGACCGCAGTTTGGAACCCGCTTTTGAACTGCTGCCTGACAGGCCGGTGCCATTTACCGCCATCAAACCGTTTTACAAGCGGGATACCTTAGTGATCCATGAAGGCAAAGCCGGTCTGACCGGACTGATCCAGAACGCGCAGGCAGATTTCCAGCCATTTGATCAGCAAACCGACCTCCCTTTTTTTAGGCAATACATTGGTCTGCGCGACAGCTATATGGAACTGTATGCGAAGGAAGCGGAAACTTTACAGGTGCAGCCGCACTTGCGGTCAATACTCAACCGGAACTATGAAAGCTTTACCGGCAAATACGGAGACCTGAATAAGGGAAACAACCGGAACCGGATATTACAGGATGCCGCTTTGGGTTTCGTGGTGCTCTCATCATTGGAGCGCCGGGAAAACGAAGCCTGGACCAAAGCCGATATCTTTTTTGGCCCGGTATTCCCGCAGCAAGAAAACCTGCATACCGATGATCCGACCGAAGCATTGGCACGTAGCCTAAATGATAAGGGTATCGTTGACCTCGACTATATGAGCACCATGACCGGGCTGGATGAGTTCGCGATCATCCGTCAGCTTGACGGCAAAATATTGATGAACCCCATCAACAGCACATGGGAAACGAATGATAGTTACCTGTCCGGTAATGTGGTGCAAAAATTAGCACTGGCGGAAAGGGCAGCCGAGGCGCATCCCGATGATTTGCAAATTGCACGAAGCCTGGCAGCGATCAGGCGGGTGCAGCCGGAAAAGATACCCTTTGAATTATTGGATTTTAACCTGGGAGAACGCTGGATGCCGGTGAGCTATTACCAGCAATTTGCCAGCGACCTGTTTGGCCTGGACACGCATATCGAATATTTTTCCTCGGCTGATGCTTTTAAGGTCAGCTACAAAAATGGCAATGCCAAAACCGACGAGGAATTTGCGATCATGCCGAAGTCCGGCATCAAAATGAAGGGCGCGGCGCTTTTGGAACATGCGCTGGAAAACACCAGTCCTTATTTCAGCTATAAGGTAGGTTCGGGTGATACAGCGGTCAGGCTGCCGGACAACGAGGCCATCCAGTTAGGACACCAGAAGATCGAATCGATCCGCAGCCGCTTTGAAGAATGGCTGCGAGAATTGCCGGGCAGCGAAAAGAACAAAATAGAAGCGCTGTACAATGAAACTTTCAACTGTTATGTGCTGCGGGAATATAACGGCAGTCATTTAGCTTTTCCGGGGCTTGACCGAAAGGCATTGGGCATCGAAGATTTGTACAGTTCGCAGCGAAATGCCGCCTGGCGCATCATTCAGAACCGGGGCGCGTTGATCGACCATGAAGTGGGCTTAGGCAAAACCCTGACCATGATCGTTGCCTCGCAGGAAATGAAACGTTTGGGCATTGTACAAAAGCCTATGATCCTGGCACTCAAGGCTAACATCGGGCAGATCACCGATACTTACCGGAAGGCCTATCCGCTGGCAAAAATACTGGCACCGGGCGAAAATGATTTTACGCCGGTCAAGCGGCAGGCGCTCTTTCACCAGATCAAGAATAATAATTGGGACTGTATCATCCTGACGCACGACCAGTTCGGCAAGATCCCGCAGTCGCCCGAAGTTCAGCAGGAAATATTAGAAGCCGAGCTGGATAATATTCAGGCCGACCTTGATACCCTTAAATCCCTGGGCGGCGAAGTTTCGCGCTCGATCCTTAAAGGGCTGGAACTGCGTAAGAAGAACCTGGAAGCCAAATTAGAGGGTGTATTATACACGCTCGAAAATAAAAAGGATTCCGGCATCAACTTCCTGGAAATGAATATCGACCACCTCTTTGTCGATGAATCTCATAAGTTCAAAAACCTGACCTTTACCACCCGGCATAACCGCGTGGCTGGTTTGGGCAACCAGGATGGCAGCCAAAAAGCTTTGAATATGCTATTTGCGGTGAGGACTTTACAGCAAAAGTTTGATGCTGACCTTTGTGTAACTTTCTTATCGGGAACACCGATCTCGAACAGCCTGACCGAAATGTATTTGATCTTCAAATACCTGCGGCCAAACGAACTCGAACGGCAAAGCATCAGCAACTTTGATGCCTGGGCAGCGGTATTTGCCAAGAAGACAACCGACTTTGAGTTTTCGGTCACCAACCAGATCACGGCTAAAGAACGCTTTCGCCATTTTATCAAAGTACCTGAACTGGCGCTTTTTTATAACGAAATCACCGATTATAAAACGGCGAAACATATAAACCTCGATAAGCCGGAGCTTTCTGAAACATTAGTAAACATTCACGCGACACCCGACCAGCAGGACTTTATCAAAAAGCTGATGAAGTTTGCGGAAACAGGCGACGCGACCTTATTGGGCCGCCCGCGCCTTACTGCCGAGGAAGATAATGCCCGGATGCTGATAGCCACCAATTACGCCAAGAAAATGTCGGCGGATATGCGGCTGATCGACCCGGAATATGAAGACCACCCGGATAACAAAGTGAATGTTTGTGCCCGCAAGGTTGCCGAGATCTATCACGAAAGCACACCTCATAAAGGAACCCAACTGATTTTTAGCGACATCGGCACCCCTAAACCGGATGAGTTCAATATTTATGATGCGTTGAAGACCAAACTGGTCAATGATTTTAATATCCCGGCCCACGAAATTTCATTTATCCATGACTGGCCGGACAAGAAACGGCCGGAGATGTTCCGGATGATGAACAATGGCGAAATAAGAGTGCAGATCGGTAGCACCGAAAAATTAGGTACGGGAACCAATGTGCAGGCAAGGGTATTGGCGATGCACCATTTTGATACGCCCTGGCGTCCGAGCGACCTTGAGCAGCGCGATGGAAGAGGCGCACGGCAAGGGAACTGGCTGGCGAAAAAGTTCTACGATAATAAGGTGTTGAACTTTATTTATGGCGTTGAGCAATCATTGGATGCCTATAAATTCAATCTGCTCAAAAACAAGCAGACCTTTATTTCGCAGATGAAGAACTGCGAGCTGAATGTGCGCACCCTTGATGAGGGTGCTTTGGATGAAAAAAGCGGCATGAACTTCTCCGAATACATCGCCATCCTTTCCGGCGACACCACCCTTTTGGAAAAGGCAAAGGTAGAAAAGAAAGTAGCGCAATTGGAGGGCTGGAAATCGGCCCATTTTCGCGAAGTCGCCCGTAACCGTTACAGCCTGGAAGCTGCCGAGAAAAGACTGGGCGAAATCAAAGGCACGATGGATAGCCTGTTCCAGGACGAAGCCCTGTACAATTCCCAGTTAAAGCATAACAAAGAGGGCAATAAGCTTAATCCTATACAATTGACCGATTTTCCATCTGCGGATGCCGAAGCTTTGGGCAATAAGATCATCGCGCTCTACCGTGGCTGGCAGCCCGGTAAAGGCGAACCCGAGGAAAAACAAATCGGGACTTTATACGGGTTTAACCTTTATATCCGCCAGCAGCGGGAGGGTTATGAGGACCAGGGTTTATTCAAATACCGGATGCAAAACCACCTGTTCGCCGAAGGGCCGGGCGGCATTAAATACCAGAGCAATGGCGGGAACCCTAACATAGATAATTCAAAGCTGGCCGCCCGCTATTTTCTGAATGCGATTGATAAGGTCACCGGCTTGCGGGAAAAATATGAAAAAGAGCAAACCGAACTGCTTACAGAGGTTCCGACCTTAACGGAACTCAGTCAAAAGACCTTTGAAAAGGAACAGGAACTGGTTGAACTAAGGGTTGAACTGCGCAGGCTGGAACAGGAAATCGCAGCCAAGATCAGGGAAACGCAAATGAAGTCGGTGCCCGAAGAAGAACATGCTGAAGAACTCACCGAAGAACAAACCCAAACCGATACTCTCGACCATTCCGAAAACTTGCAGATGATTCGTCGTGCACACCTTTTAGGTGTCAATTACTCTACAGAAGACTTAACGCGATAA
- a CDS encoding RsmD family RNA methyltransferase — translation MVQFEHYRSPLHRYTFSVKPVRQWVEKRCEGRVLNLFAGPTLLNVDEVRNDLDPVMPADYHLDALELLRSWSGQMFNTILLDPPYALRKSMELYKGNICSPFRQLKDEIPRCLSPDGIVITFGYHSIVMGAGRKFSLERIALFSHGGAIHDTIASIERFNP, via the coding sequence ATGGTGCAGTTTGAACATTACCGCAGCCCTCTGCATCGCTATACTTTTTCCGTTAAACCGGTAAGGCAATGGGTGGAAAAGCGCTGCGAAGGCCGGGTGCTCAACCTGTTTGCAGGCCCGACGTTGCTCAATGTGGATGAGGTTAGGAACGACCTTGATCCGGTTATGCCTGCCGATTATCATCTCGATGCTTTAGAACTTTTGCGAAGCTGGTCAGGCCAAATGTTTAATACGATTTTACTTGACCCTCCCTATGCACTACGGAAAAGCATGGAGTTGTACAAAGGCAATATTTGCAGCCCGTTCCGGCAACTGAAAGACGAAATACCCCGCTGCCTGTCGCCGGACGGTATCGTAATCACCTTTGGCTATCACTCCATCGTGATGGGGGCGGGTAGGAAATTTTCGCTGGAGCGCATTGCCTTGTTTAGTCACGGCGGCGCGATCCATGATACGATTGCAAGTATCGAACGCTTTAACCCTTGA